CCACGGTTTAACACTGTATAGGCATTATTACAAAGCCCTATCATCTCAAGCGATGCCATCGCTTCCATATACACGAATACCCACTGGCGACTTCTCCCGAAGGCATTGGCTATGGCTCGGACCGACTTGTATTGACCCTGCTCGATCAGATCGAGTAGAGCGGTGGCTGCCGCTGGATCGAATCTCCAGTCACCTTTTTTGTTATATCCAACCACTGGATTATAGCGGTTATTTCGCACAAAGATGCCATCCTCCGGCGAGATCAGTTTGATAGTCAGATCACTATAGAGTTTATCCAATATCGGCGCTACAAGGCTGATATCCAAAGCTGTCATTTCCGCTGCCAACTCCGCCGTGAAGGGATGATTGTAGAGGTTGACGAAGTTCAGTACCAATTCGTTTGGGTTCATAATGCTGTGCTCAAGTCGATATCGGAGACTGCGATATCCGGTTGCTTCTTGTGCTCGTTCTCGATGATGTACATCACCTTCATAGCTTTGCGCAGGTTGCCGCAGCAGTTGAAGTCGATCTTTTCGATCACCTCAGGAGTCACTTCGATATCCATGACCTCTCTGGCGACAAGTTCAATATCATGCTTGGAGATCTGCTGGAACTCGTAGAAGGAATTGCATCGGTCGAAATAATGGGCATTGATCTGCGCCAGTCTGTCCATTGCGTTCTGCATGCCTACCAGGATAACCACGGTCAGAGTCTCGTCCACGATGTCACGGATAGCGCCTAAGAGCTTTTCATGCGAGAAGGAATAGTCGATCTCATCGATCACGATTACCGTATCTTTGTGATCCTCAAGTATTCGCAGGATGAAATGCAGCAGGTTATTGGCAGTGCCGGAGGGGATAAAGGTTCCCATCCTGAACTTGGTGTATAAAGCGCTGAGCAAGGACACCATAAAGGACTTGGGCGTGGTCGTGGATTCCAGTCGGAGGTAGATGTATCCTCTCTGGAAGGCCATGCGCTGAGCATAAGTGGTCTTGCCGAGACCGGGGCGTCCATAGAGCAGTCCCAGTCCCACCATTTCCATTTTGGGTCGGTTGAGCAGGAAGGTGATGCAGTCATCCGCTTCCACTACATTGGTTATTGCCACAAGTTTGTTCTGTTTCAAGCTATCCTCCTTTATCTGATGCCCGCACGCTTGAGCATTTCCTCAAAGCTTTTAGGCTTGGGTTTGTTTACTGTATCCTGCTCCTCCGCAAGCTGTGGTAGCGGAAGTGATTCTATCGTATCAGGATGGTGGACTGGTATATCCGGCTTGATGGGTTCAAGCTTTGGCAGTGATTTGACCATCTGCTTTTCCATTGTATTGATCGCTTGGTCTCGGCTCTGCTTAGGCGGCTCGATCATTGCCGGCTGCTTGAAGATGGGATTGGTATCCGGGGCTATGGCTTTGCGCATTGGAACCATCAGCCTATCGACCGCGATCTGAGTCTGCCTGACTAGAGTCTTGGTCTTGCGTTCAGTGTTCCGCTGCAGCTTCTTGATCTCGGTGTATTCCTTATTCAGTTCTTTGAATGAGGTGGGCTGATCTTCTGCGAGTTGGATCATCGGATGCTGAGTCCGGCGCAGCTCTGCCTGGCAGAGGTACTTATCATTCTTGTC
The genomic region above belongs to Candidatus Cloacimonadaceae bacterium and contains:
- a CDS encoding ATP-binding protein, giving the protein MKQNKLVAITNVVEADDCITFLLNRPKMEMVGLGLLYGRPGLGKTTYAQRMAFQRGYIYLRLESTTTPKSFMVSLLSALYTKFRMGTFIPSGTANNLLHFILRILEDHKDTVIVIDEIDYSFSHEKLLGAIRDIVDETLTVVILVGMQNAMDRLAQINAHYFDRCNSFYEFQQISKHDIELVAREVMDIEVTPEVIEKIDFNCCGNLRKAMKVMYIIENEHKKQPDIAVSDIDLSTAL